The Ornithorhynchus anatinus isolate Pmale09 chromosome X5, mOrnAna1.pri.v4, whole genome shotgun sequence nucleotide sequence cagcagcgctcggcagctcgagcataggagcgtaggaggcggacggaggaggtgatccggggccgtgggtcagtggagcgagagcggcggagggaaaggggggcgagagagtcgagatgagtagagagggtggagtcgagagcggagacccgatcgtcgagagtgggaagcgaggacagggcggcgaggtgaggagagatgcttttggaaagacggatgggatcgagagagcggaggtctctgtggggcagtagcgaagatttgcaggaggagggagtgtgagagatgaggcaggtgagaaggttatggtcagagagagggatttcagagtcggcgaaggaggagatagtgcagcggtaggagatgacgagatcgagggtgtgaccgagtcggtgagtgggcgcggtatggtggaggaggaggtcggcagagtcgaggagggatagcaggcgggcgggtcagctgggtgactgtgggcgagtcgcttcacttctctgggcctcagtgacctcatctgtcaaatggggattaaccgggagcctcccgtgggacaacctgatcacctcgtatctcccccagcgcttagaacatagtaagcgcttaacagataccaacattattattaaagccgcgattagaacccatgaccctccgactcctaggcccgggtttTATGCACTGCGCCGTGCCGCTTCCCATAAATGCGATCCATTGTTTATTTttaacgctcaacaaatacggctgaatgaatgaatcgagaaATTACAGGGTGGCAGAGAAGACCCGAGTCTGGTTTAAGAACGTTTATTTCACAGTAAAACCCCccagaagtggggtggggggatggggtgagggatATGTGTGGGTGTGACTCCCTGCCACATATCtcagatctctccctccttccagacggcgacttttttttttttaaaatgctgtttgtgaagcgcttactatgtgccaggccccgtactgagcgctagagCGCAGCTGATCGGGTCGGTCGCCGTCCCacgctgtctccatccccattttccagatgagggaactgagggccggagaagtgaagcgactcgcccaaggtcacccggcgggagagtggcggagccgggaatgaaCGAGAGCCaaagggaggggggggatgagATGCCTCGACTGAATCACTGACCTCAGTTGGAGCCGTCGGGGGGAGGTTTGTCTTTTTACGGTactcggtaagtgcttactgtgtgccaagcactgtacgaagcacaggggcagatagaagagaatcagattgaacgcagtccctgtcccaccaggggttcCAAGActaatttaatcccctttttccgactgaggtcaccgaggcccagggaagtgaagcggcgtggaaagagcccgggcttaggagtcaggggtcgtggcttcacttctcggggtctcagggacctcctctggaaaatggggatgaagaccgtgagccccatgtgggataacctgatgaccccgtatctcccccagcgcttagaatagcgctcggcacatagtaagcgcttagcaaataccaacgttattaagtaactttcccagaatcccccagcaggagagagggagagccggaatctgaacccagatcctcctgccgCCCAGGgctgtggcctttccactaggccacgccacgtCCTCGCCCCCACGCCCTCCCTGGGAGTTGGGGTcattcggtcagtggtatttactgagcgctcactgtttgcagagaaccgtcctaagcactggggaaaggaccGTAAAACAATCaagagacccgttccctgcccgcaaccagcaCCCCCGGCCAACCTCTGCCTCGAACCccgtggcctgggattcagaaggacccgggctctcgccccggctccgccacttgcctgctgcgtgcccttggccgagtcgcttcacttctctgggccccagttccctcatctggaaaacggggattcggacCGCTCTCCGGCCCGAttcgctcggatccaccccggcgctcagcacagagcctGACGCGCAgcgagcgcttaccaagtaccccaattattattagtagcagcgcGTCGCTTCTCCGAgcagcctccgttccctcgtccgtaaaacggggattcggaccgcgggccccacgtgggacggggaccgggtcccgacccatcacctcgtatctatcccggcgcttagtacggagcccggcacgtagtgagcgctcaacagataccgcagtTGGCGTCATCGGCGTCCTTATCGCACCCCGCCTCCGCCCTCGGCCGTCCTCCGCCCGAACTGTTTGGCGTCCAGCCAGTCCTTGTACTGGAGCTCGGGCCTGGCCAGCTGCAGGCAGGCCTCGCGGTCCCGGGGGGCCAGCCCGCCCCTCACGGCGTAGCCCAGGATCCCGGCCGTCCCGAACTGGAAGGGCCGCAGCCCCCGGTCGGCGATCCGGCCCGGCTCCACGGCCCCTCCCCCCAGCAGGCAGCGCCCGGCCAgggccgcccgccgggcccggagCTCGGCCACCCCGCTCGCCAGGCGGCCCAGCCCGAACCGCTCGGCCCGGGCCCACAGGCTGCGGTTGGCGTGGAGGTACAGGGCCCAGTCCAGATCGTTCCAGGCCCGGGCGCGGACCGCCGTCAACGGGTGCCGCTCCCCGACCCcgtgccctctgccccctccggTCGCCCGGGCGTTGTGGACGAAGCCGACCACGTCCTCCAGTTCCCAGCACAGGGCGGCCGCCAGCAGGACCAGCGACTCGTCGAAGTGCTCTGCCACCAGGACCAGGTCGAAGGTCGCGTCCACCCACTCCAGGGCCCGCCGGACGaagcgggccgggagggaggagggggacgacGGCGGCGGGCCGTCCCCGCCGACGACCGGGTCGGGGTCGGGCCCGGGGCGTCCGGTCGGCCGGGCGCCtgccgagggggcggcggggggccgggggccggggccgtccGGCGAGGGCCCGGGAGAGGGTCGGGAGGCCCCGGCgtcccggggagggccggggggccgcgcGGCCCGCCGCGGCTCGGCGGGGGCctcggggccgggcagggggaggccgAAGTCGAACCACAGCAGGTTGCGAGCGTAGTGGTCTCCGCGGCCCCCGGGCCGGTAGAAGCGACGGGGGGCGGCCAGGAAGGCCTGCAGGGACGGGGCCGCCCGGAAGGCCGAGGAGACGGAGCGGTAGTAGGAGAAGGCCGACGCCGCCAGCGAGGCCGGGTCCCGGACGATGGAGAAGAAGAAGCTGTCGGCGGGCATCAGGCGGAGCACCTAGgacggcggggtcgggggggaggaggatggggtcggggcggggcccgaggtggGGGGGTGACGGGGCGCCGCGGGGGGCCCGGCCGAGCCTAgccgaggcccgggagtcagcgggactcgggttctaatcccggctccgccacatgtcctcCGTGTcacccgggcaagtcgcttcgcttctccgggcctcagttccctcctccggaaaacggggatgaagactgggagccccccgtgggacagggactgcgtccaacctgatgaacctgtgtccaccccagtgcttagaacggcgcttggcacacagtaagcgcttaacgagtggggcggggatcgtctctgtggccgaacggTACGCtcccagcgctctgtacagtgctctgcacatagtaagcgctcaacagatacgatcgaaggaatgaatgaagcatcgtgataataataactatcattattactgctaatgatagcgggggaggccggggacagGGCGGCGCACGACGAAGAGGTGGGAAGGAGCCAGAGGATTCGGGAACAGAGAGACGAAAGGCGGTGGTGGGAAAGGAGCTGGGTCGCAGACcacccatctcccctctagactgtaaactcgctgtgggcaggaattatgtctgttatagaataataataacgatggcatcagttaagcgcctactatgtgccgaacactgttctaggcgctggggtcgatacaaggtcatccggttgtcccacgtggggctcccagtcttcatccccatttgacagatgagggaactgaggcccagagaagtcaggtgacctgcccaaggtcacacagcagacaagcggcggagtcgggattagaatccacggccgAGCCCGGGCCCGACGCACGAAGCCGCACCGCTTCCCAGAGGCCGAATATTGTTCCGTCgacctctcccgagcgttcagtccAAGGCTCCGCGCTCAGGagacgctcaataaagacgattgactgaATCCCCACCGTTAAAACCTTAACTGAGATCACGCCTCCTCcgagaagtcttccccgattTTTCGCCGCCGCCCTCTTCCTTCCACGTCgttggagctgtaccctttaagcgtTTGATACccgcctcaccctcagccctccctccccccatcactTATGAGCAGACCCCTCGTCTCTTTTAACGTCTAGCTCCCGCTCCAATAATCGTAAtgatggcatggctcagtggaaagagcccgggcttgggagtcagaggtcatgggttcgaatcccggctctgccacctggcagctgtgtgactgtaggcaagtcacgtaactcctctgtgcctcagtgacctcatctgtcaaatggggattaagaccgtgagcctcccgtgggacgacctgatgaccccgtatctcccccggcgctcagaacggtgctcggcacatagtaagcgcttaacaaataccaacattattattattattactacgtgccgagctccgtcccagacggtaagctccttgtggacgggaaacgtgtctcccaaccgagaagcagcatggcttagtggaacaagcgatcccgggagtcagaggacctgggttctaattccggctctgcccactGTTTGCTGcccgaccttgggcgagtcacttaacttctctgtgcctcagtttcctcaactgtaaaatggggattcaatacctgttttccctcctccttgagactgtgagtccccatgtggggcagggactgtgtccagcctaattaactcgtaccaatcccagggtttaggacagtgcgggacactagactgtaataataatggtggtatttaagcgcttactatgtgcaaagcttaccactaccactaataataattgcgctattcattaagcgcttactacgaaccagccactgcacacaggaagtgctcagcgatgaggatggtatttgttaagcgcttactgcgtgtcaggcactgttctaagcgccagagagatatttaatccagtgccctgcacacagtaagcgctcaataaatacgattgaatgaatgaagctaatcagattggacacagtccctgtcccacatggcgctcctagtcttaatccccattttacagatgaggtcactgaggcccggagaagtgaagcgacttgcccacagtcacacagctgacaagtggcagagtcggaattcgaacccatgacttcgactcccaaggccgggctttctccactgagccacgctgcttctagaagggGCCGCAGACGTTAACGGAAATAAAGAAACGACGGAGATggacttaagtgccgtggggctgagaggaggggtgaataaagggaggaaagcgtggcttagtggaaagagcccgggctcgggagtcagaggtcgtgggttctaatcccgcctccgccacttgtctgctctgtgaccttgggcaagtcgcttcacttctctgggcctcagttccctcatctgtaaaaatggggatttaaaaaaaaaaagcgagccccacgtgggacaatctgaccaccctgtatctacccccgcgtttagaacagtgctcagcgcacagtaaacgcttaacaaataccatcattatcattatccaagcgcaaggaagaagcagaaggaagtgggagaggaggaaaggagcgtTTAAGCAAGGAAGGCCTCGACACAGatgagacaccgtccctgtcccccgtggggctcacagctttagccTCCACCttcccagacgagggaactgaggcgcagagaagggacttgcctaaggccgcggagccgggatgaggacccaggtcatGTAacgcccaggccccgggctgtttccactaggccatgctactttccaggATTGGCCAGCGTCGGAGAGAAAGCGAGGAGAGctcgctgtgggacggggacgtgtCCGTTACagcgtcctctcctaagcgctcagtacggtgccctgcacccgctcagcgctcgctaaatacgacggATCGACCGAGGCGTCTCCCCTCCGGGAGCAGGCCCCCTTCCCGCCatcccccgtccctcctccccctccgtcccggcccctcgccggccgccggcccctcACCTCGGGCAGGTTGAAGCGCATGTGGTGACACAGGATGTGGTAGCGTtgggggggccgggcctgggggtcgtaCCCTTTGACCCTGCTGGCCTGGAAGGGCCGGGGGTAGCCGAACTGGTAGCGGGCGGGCAGGGCGAAGGTCAGGTTGCGCCTGTCGCCGTAGCGGTGGAGCAGGCTGAGCACCGAGCTGCTGCCCGTCTTGTGGGTCTTCAGGAAGACCAGGTGGTCCCGCGGAGAGCACTGAGGGCCGGGAGCCCCCCACGGGCCCGGCGGTCCCCCCCGGGGGCTCGAGGACCTGAGCggcgaaggagggaaggggggcgacGTCAGGCGGACGCCTcgcgtccgccccagcgcttggcgcagAGTCGCCGCCTCGCAGAACACCGTCGCGATCGTTacggagggggaggcccggaccGAAGGAACGGGGGGACGGTTGCCGGGGCGGTCACCCGGGGAAGGGGGTCTCGGGAGAGGGGGACGCGctctcgtcgtgggcggggaaggcgTCTGCGTattgctctactgtcctctccccagcgcttagtacggtgctcagcccaGGGTTAGTGCtcggtaagtacgactgaatgaacgaatgagcgcACTCACCTCCTGTGGAAGGGGCCCCCCCAGATCTGGAGGACGAACCCAACGGTCGTGCAGACGCCCACCGCCGTCCAGAGGCCCCGCAGCCCCCAGCCCGGCCACGGCCGCATCCTCCTGGGGGAAGgcaggggtggagacagagacGGGGGTGACCTCGGGAGCCCCTCGAGCGAGATGGAGAGACGGGCGCCCCGGGCTCGGGTCTCTGAATCTCTGGGGAGCCCCCTCCCGACGCGGAACCCCGCCTCCGGCCCGTCGGAGGCCAGATGGGAATCGAGGGGGTCGGGTTAGTCGGAATCAGCAGATTTCTGGCTTCCCTCAGCGTCtggaaagttgggggggggggggggggttgggatggcgggagtggagggggggggatagagggaggggcaggagggttggggggccgggggggagggcgaggaggaggaggatggcgggGAGAGCTCTTGGGGAAACGGGAGCTCGGGAAGAGAGTCGGGAAGAGGTAGGTGTGTGAGCCGAAGTTGGTACTTttcacttccctcttcctctgtctctgtccctctggtttcctccctccttcctctccccacggtCCCCctatcccgccccccgcccctccctccagccccccacccccaccctcgttCCAGCTGGCCTGGCCCTCCGCCCGAAAGGCCCGGTGACTGAGCCGACCTCTCGGCTTGTCCTTTTCCTGTCTGCGGCCACGGCCTGACCCTGTCTCGATGCGGGGGACGCACCCTCCCGCGGGAGGGAGCCGGCCgtccgggggacccccccccccccacggcagAGATGGAGACCAACCGAGTGCCCCCCACTCTCACTCCTCCCCACCATGCCGGGctccgtctctcctccctccctcccagtctcTCGTTTTCTCTTTCGTCTTCCTGGCCgtgtctctgccctcccccaaccttTCATCCCAAGATTTCACAGCTTCTGATCCGACCGCTTCCCTCCCATCAACTTAATCCCCGGGGATTTAGTTGGTGCGGGGGGCGGGTGAGGGCGGGTGAGGGCGAGGCAGAGACAGAcgcagagactgagagacagagagatggattgGATCTCCGCCATCAGGCCCGGAGGAGGCTGTGGGGAAGGCTGCCTtatctctccccctaccccagttctcccatctcccctgcccccctcctctcctgtcaGACCTCGgacaggttggggagggggccggcagaggggaagggcagcggacggaggcgggggccgggggaatcGGGCCCACGTCCCAAtcccccccgtccctctccctgcctcaggccCCGACCACCAACCCCTCCTCCGGCCCGTTAGGTTGGGGGGCCTTGGAGGGAGATGGATAGGTATTTCTCTCCCCGGGGTCTACCCACGTTCCCTCCCGCCgcatcctccccccagcccggggCCGACTGGCAGGGCGGGATTCCCGCTGGCTCGGCTGGGGCGGATCGAGGGGCCGGTTGGTCAGCAGGTGGCCAGGGCCGTCCGAGAGAGCGTCAGGACGAAGCCATGAGGGTGTGCGGTGGGCAAACGGCAGacgtagaccacccccttcccggCCAGAGGCTCTGGGTGCCGGCCCAACCCGGCACACGCGGTAACGTGTCGCTACACACTCCAGGACGCGCAGCCTGGGGGACCCGGGAGGGAAGGTCACGAGACCGACCCAGACGACACCCACCATCCCCGGCAACCCGACCGCGGGCACCCGTGGGGACGACGGGCCGGGGATCCCTGACCCTTGACCTTTGACCCAGCTCtcggggcctccccttccccaaccgcTTCTGCTCCAGAAGCCCCTTCCCGTCCCTGTGATCCACTCCGTCAGGccccctccccttaccccctcctcatCTGCCTGCCCACGACACCCCCGGGCCCAACTAGgccctatctcctcctcctcctcatccccgctcttcactccccacttcagccccagGCCCCGTCCCCCCATCCCGGAGTCTCTCCGCAACCCTCGCTCCTTCCCCGGCCGACCCCCCGAGACCCTCTCCACTCACCCAGGCAGGGTTGGGGGGTAAGGCACGGGGGTcccggcccctctctctctctgcccgccgcccccccccaaccccttccggCCGACGCCCTCCTAGCTCCACTCCGATTTTCCCTGAAAACTTTCTCTGCCGGACGCTccgcccagcctccctcccctggccgctccccccaaccctcccccggcaccccctcctcctcctcctctttatccagacctgtccctgcccgcccgcctgcccACCCGGCCTGGCCttccgcccctctcctctctccgttGAGGCAATTGTACTttctctcctcaaattcctccgGAACAAAAGGCCTTttcaggggaagagaaagagacagagagaggaggagagagacacacaaagagaggagagaggagagactgaacACCCCCCGGTCGGAGCCCTCTCAGACACCCCGCTCCCCACCCGACGCCCTGGGATCACCGGGACGGGCCTGAGTTCTCCCCGGCCAGCTGGACCGAGACGGCCGGGCGGGTGGACAGATGGACACGGAGGACTCCGACTCCCACGCGCTTCGCTCCATAAATTAACCGTTTATTTGCCGAATAGAAAAACCACAAGACTCAGACACAACGGGGgtgacgggggacgggggacggacgACATCCAACTCtgtaggagatgggaagggggtggtgggacACCGacctatttttccttttttttttaagtacaaaAAAAACACTCAGTGACAGAAAACTTCCCCCTCAgagaccctccccccgcctcaggccctcccccccaacccctgtaTCCCCAGGCTAGGGTTCCTCCCGTCGCCCAGCCCCAAATAAATACCCCCccctaaaaaatgaaaaaataaatatccTTCCAcagctccccacccccgacctcggTCCGGCAAACAGCTGCCGCAGCTTGATCTCGTTGGGCGTTTTGGGGGCCGCCGCCCTGACCCGGCTCCCTCTGCCCTGCTTCCCGCTCGCCGCTTCCCCGGCAGAGAGATCGGGAGGGGGCTGCAAGTTGCCATCCCTTTCCCCCAATCCTGTTCTctatggcccctgccctcccccccaccccacccccggctcctggTCCAGACTCAGCCTCCCCCCCGGTTCCTAAGCtgtgccaccccccacccccgctcctccccagaCCTGGCTGCGTCGCCCCTTTGTTTCTTCGAGCTGTTTCCCGGCTCCTTGGTCCTCTGGGGAGGCTTGTGCTCTGTCTGGgctgtttctcccttcccttccccactcctcagctctccctccaagCTCTTTGCTTCTCCCCTTGTTCCTGTTCACCGTTTCCCAACTCTTCCCCAGGCTCGGCGgcatttctaaccccctccctcCGTGGCCAAGGGAAGGAGAGTGAGTATGTGCGgttgggaggggtcggggggggggtagTTTAACCCCTAAattgccagctgtctgctgcacgccccccccccccccagttcccccccaacaacccctttCCCCGTCGGCTACCGAAGTCCCAACAGGGCCaggccggaggggaggaggaggaggaagagaaggagaaggcccTCGGGGACCGTgacccgcccggccgccccccggccctggtTGTGTCGcccgctccccgggccccccTTGCCCCCGCCGGGGGTGTCCCTGCGGGGGGGTCggggcccccgggccgggggggcggcggcggcggcccagtCGTCCACGTAGCGCTCTCCCAGCCCGGACCCGCTGCCGTCTTCGtctgcccggggagggggagaggggcggtggTCAGCGGCCCCGGAGGGGACGacaaggggagggggctcggggatggggagggcgggggtcacCCACTGGCAGCCAGCAGGTACgggacagggttgggggagggggatgcgggggtttgggggggcaggagaggcaggACCAGGACATAGGATTGTCTGGGGCCGGGGCAGGTCAGGGACACAGGTCGGGGGAAAGCAACGTGGGGTTGAGGGGTTGGTCCAGGACGCGGGTTTGGGGGACGTAGACACACGCAGGGTCCAGGGTTTCGAGAGCAGGGCCGGGCCTCGGGTTCGGGGGAGGGCGGCACGGGGGTCAGGGGTTTCAGAGGACAGGTCCGTGACAggagtggcggggaggggcggcccggggTCGAGGGGTTCGGGGGGCAGGTGCGGGacagaggttggggggagggtggcagagggtTGAGGGTCTCAGGAGGGGCGGGTTCGGGTCACGGCTcgcggggagggcgggccggggtcgagGGGCGTCCTACCGGCGTCCTGCAGGTCCAGGTCCCGTCCGAGCGCGGCCGCGCCGAGCCGGGCCGTGGCCGCCCGGAGCtgaagccgccgccgccgagtAGCCAAGTCGGGCCCGGCGGCCACGTCCACGTTCAGCTCGGGGTTGGCCAGCTGCTCCGACAGTCCCGCTCCCACCACGGCCGCCAGGTACCTGCGGGGAAGGGGGCGAGCGGGGGATCGGGAGAGCTCCGGGACTGGGGGGATtctgacccccttcccctcctggctcCGACAGGGCCTGGTTAATAGCGATTGgggtctgttaggcgcttactatgtgccaagcaccgttctacgcgctgggacaGAAACGAGCCGTAACTgatcatatctgtagtttatcagCTATAAcagggaaacgtgtctgttatattgtgctgtgCCCTGtctagtgtcctgcacagagtaagcgctcaataaataaaacgattagaacccaggtcctctgactcccattccactaggccacgctgttccccaAGAAATaccgccaacctactcgctgccgAACTCAATCTCGTTCTTCTCcctgccgacctctagcccacatcccgcctctggaaCACCCCCACCTCGCCCCCCGCTTCCGATCCGCCAGACAGCGACcctcccccgcttcgaagccttatcgaaggcccctctcctccaggaggccttccctgactaagccccccaccctctcccactcccttctgcatcacccttgcacttgaatttctatccttcattcaccccatccccagtcccGCGGCACTTGCCCATCGATctcatttactgagggcttactctgtgcagagcactgtaccaagcgctccgGAGAGTAtgctccaacagaattagcagacccgttccctgcccgtaatgagcttatctggcatttagttatttataataatgttggtatttattaagcgcttactatgtgcagagcactgttctaagcactgggatatacagggtaatcaggttgtcccacgtgaggctcacagtcttaatccccattttacagatgaggtaactgaggcccagagaagtgaagtgacttgcccaaagtcacacagctgacaagtgacggagccgggatccgaactcatgacctctgactcccaagcccgggctctttccactgagccacgctgcatttatgTTCAGGCTTGTCTCccgttctagactctaagctcactgtgggcggggaatccgTCTGttaaattctgtcctctccccagtgctcagtacagcgctctgcacaccgtgaccACTCAAATACGAGCGATTGATTGAGAGATGATGGAAGGAGGTGGGTTTTCCCTCCTGACCAccccccaagccccagcccccGACCCAATGCCCCCACCCGGGGTCTTCTGGACTCATCGCGCCCGCCTCGGCTcgccccacctcccactcctcctcgggGGAGTCActcaccgcccccgccccgccccgttccAGCaacgctcctcctctcccacgccGGCCGACATCCGCTCGTCGCTGCACAGGGTCAGGGGGAGGGACGCCCAGAAACCCCGCATCCGTCGCAGCCTCTCCCGCAACTCAGTCAGCTGCAGCGGGATGGAGCGAGGGGAGACTCAGAGGCGGGGAACATACCAGTTGGGGCAGCGGGAGGGGAGAGTCGGAGGGGAGATCCCGGTCGGGGAAGaagaggacgggagggagggtcgcCATCCCCCCGCCCTCGGATGGTCCCCCCCGGTCGCCGGTCACCCCTCACCAATCGGTGCAGGTTGGTGCCGGCCGCCGTAGTCGGTCTTTCCTCTTCAGGGGGGAAAACCCGGAACCTCCTTCCGACCTCGTCTCGAggcgggggggcccggcgggCTCGGGCAGGGGCCGGGCGAGGCCCCCCACAGCCCTGGAACACCTGAAGGGGAGGCCCAAGGTGTGGATTCCGGTCCCTCTCTCCACCCGCCACCTCGCTCTCCTCCTAatccccactcccaactccaAACGCCTCCCTCCGACTCTCTCCCCCCGGGACCTCCCCCGCCCACCTTGGCGGACACTTGGACGCTGTT carries:
- the GAL3ST4 gene encoding galactose-3-O-sulfotransferase 4, with protein sequence MRPWPGWGLRGLWTAVGVCTTVGFVLQIWGGPFHRRSSSPRGGPPGPWGAPGPQCSPRDHLVFLKTHKTGSSSVLSLLHRYGDRRNLTFALPARYQFGYPRPFQASRVKGYDPQARPPQRYHILCHHMRFNLPEVLRLMPADSFFFSIVRDPASLAASAFSYYRSVSSAFRAAPSLQAFLAAPRRFYRPGGRGDHYARNLLWFDFGLPLPGPEAPAEPRRAARPPGPPRDAGASRPSPGPSPDGPGPRPPAAPSAGARPTGRPGPDPDPVVGGDGPPPSSPSSLPARFVRRALEWVDATFDLVLVAEHFDESLVLLAAALCWELEDVVGFVHNARATGGGRGHGVGERHPLTAVRARAWNDLDWALYLHANRSLWARAERFGLGRLASGVAELRARRAALAGRCLLGGGAVEPGRIADRGLRPFQFGTAGILGYAVRGGLAPRDREACLQLARPELQYKDWLDAKQFGRRTAEGGGGVR